One window from the genome of Alkalihalobacillus sp. LMS6 encodes:
- a CDS encoding SCO family protein: MKVVGAIFTVLMLSGCGWMYEMGQNSEFDISEADITIPAFTFVNQENEAVGSSDLEGDYWLANFAFTNCTTVCLTMMPNMNQLQNDLESEGHNVQFVTFTADPIADTPEQLNQYAHNIGVENKNWDFLTGYSIEELETFSNEAFRVPYAHGEQPEDIIHSTSFFLMNTEGHVVRKYNGLEMNQEEMLEDIIATISQENM; the protein is encoded by the coding sequence TTGAAAGTAGTTGGAGCGATATTCACAGTATTGATGCTATCAGGGTGTGGATGGATGTATGAAATGGGTCAGAATTCTGAGTTTGATATCTCGGAAGCTGACATTACGATTCCTGCTTTTACATTTGTGAATCAAGAGAATGAAGCAGTTGGCTCTAGTGATTTGGAAGGTGACTATTGGCTGGCGAATTTTGCCTTCACAAACTGTACGACCGTTTGTTTAACGATGATGCCAAATATGAACCAGCTTCAAAATGATTTAGAGTCAGAAGGTCATAATGTTCAGTTTGTTACATTTACCGCAGACCCGATTGCGGATACGCCGGAACAGCTGAATCAATATGCACACAACATCGGAGTAGAAAATAAAAATTGGGATTTCTTAACAGGATATTCAATTGAAGAGCTTGAAACATTTTCAAATGAAGCGTTTCGAGTTCCTTATGCACACGGTGAGCAACCGGAAGATATTATTCATTCTACGAGTTTCTTTTTAATGAATACAGAAGGACACGTTGTAAGAAAATACAACGGTCTGGAGATGAATCAGGAAGAGATGCTTGAAGATATTATCGCGACGATCTCCCAAGAAAATATGTAA